The window GACTCGTAATAGGTCGTGTTGGAGATCGCCATGCACAGATGATGGGTCGGGATGTCCGAGCCGTGCACCTCGGCGCGCAGGAGGAACGAGTCGGCGAGGTGTGCGGTGCGCATGGCGCCGGTGATGCCGCCACGCAGGTTCGTGCTCGTGCGGACGCCGAAGGTGGCGGCGCCGGCACGGATGAAGTCGGCGGAGTCGAAGTGCGCGCCGTCCGAGGTCTCCCCGACGAGCAGCGAGATCCGGACGGAGCGGGCCAGTGCCGCGTAGGCGCCCACGCTGAACTCGCGCATCGGCTCCTCGTACCAGAGGTATCCGGCGTCGGCGAGCGCGTCGCCGAGACGGATCGCGTCGGGCAGGTCGAAGCCCGCGGAGCCGTCGTACATCAGGGGGACCGCGTCGCCGACGTGCTCCCGCAGCGCGAGCGCGAGCTCCGCATCCCGGCGGGCGTCGCCCCACGCGTGCAGCTTGACGCCGCGATACCCGAGCGCGAGGGCCTGGTCGGCGACGTCGAGGAACTCGGGGATGTCGGCGAACGTGCTCGTGGAGGCGTAGGCCGGGATCTCGGTGCGGAAGCCGCCGAGCAGGCGCCAGACCGGCTCGCCCTGCACACGGCCCGCCAGATCCCAGAGCGCCGTGTCCACCAGCCCGAGCACGTAGAGCGGGAGCTCGTGGATGCGGTCGAGCTCCCACACGCGGTGCCACAGCCACTCGCGCTGCAGCGGGTCCGCTCCGAGCAGCTCGGGGCGGAAGACGTTCTCCGCCAGGTACGAGAGCACTGCCCACGCCCCCGGCCGGGAGAGGAAGGCGACCCCCTCCGCACCCGCGTCGGTGCCGATCCTGAGGACCGCGCCGTCACCGGTCGCCGGGCTGCCGCTGAGGCCGTCCCGCCACCGGAACGGCGGGTCGGCGGGAGGCACGGCGACGCGGAACGCCTCCACGTGGGTGATCTTCATCGAGAGCTCCAGGGATGGGGTGGGCCGGGACGCGGAGTCCCGGCCCACCCGGTGGATCAGCGGACGGAGTAGCGGACGGCGTCGGTGCGCATCACGTCACCCGACTCCTTGACCGCCATGAAGGTGTGCGGCCCGGCGCGGAGCCCGGTCGCACTGAACAGCGTCTGCTGGGTGCGGCGGGTGTCGCTGTGAGTGTCGACGCGCTTGACGAGCTTGCCGTCGATGTACACGTCCACGACGCCCTGGTCGGGAGCGGTCGCGCCGATCCAGTCGACACCTGTCCCGGTGAAGACGTAGGACACCGAGGCGCCCGCGGTCTTCGTCGAGTGGACGTCGTCCAGGTAGTCGCCGCGGAACCCGACGTTCAGCGTGGTCGCTCCGACGGGCAGCGTCGCCAGGTACGTCGTGCTCAGCGTGACCGTCGACCCGGACACCGTGTAGTCGGTGCCCTTCGTGAGCGCCTTGCCGTTCGCCGTGATGCCGGTGAACTCGTCCGGGTCGCGGAGGACACCGAAGCTGGCCGCGGCCGGCGCCTTGGTGTCGAACGACACGGAGGACGGGTCGATCAGGTTCGGCTGGATCACGTCGAGCCGGTCGATCAGCATGAACTGCCCGGACTTCATGACCACGCGCAGCGTGTGCTGCCCGTTGGTCAGGTCGTTCGTCGTGAACACGACCTGCTGCGCGGTGTGCGAAGCGGTCGGGATGTTGGCGCTGACCGTCTTCACCAGCTGCCCGTCGATGTACACGTCCGCGTCGCCCTCGGACGAGTCGAGCTCGGTGTAGTACGAGATGCCGGTCCCGGTGAAGGTGTACGAGAACGAGTCGCTGCCCGGGTGCTCGGCGTAGTGGACATCGTCCTGGTAGTCGCCGAAGTTGCGCCCGTTGCTGTACCCCCACTGCCCGGAGTACGTGATCCCGGGGTCGGTGTCGTTGACGGTCGTGGTGCGGGTCGGGCCGGTGGGCGTGGAGGGCGCGGGCGAGCCCGTGTCCGTCACGTTCACGGTCAGCGGCTGGGAGGTCGAGGCGACCTCGGCCCCGCCGTTGCGGGTCCAGTCGCCGCCGTACTTCATGCCGAGCGCGTCGTCGTTGACCGTGACGGTGGCTCCCTTGTCGGGCGTCACCTTCAGCAGCCGGACGCCGTGGATCGGCACGTCGGAGGCGGTGAAGCCGGTGGCGGCCTTGCCGAGGTTCTTGCGCGCCCACAGGTCACGGACCGTCGCCGACCCCTTCAGCCCGATGTCGGACCACTTCGCGCTCACGTCCGACTCCGATCGCCCGAGGTTGAACAGGGCGACGGTGTAGCTGCCGTCCGCGTTGAGGGCGTACCAGACCTGCTGCTTGGAGGTGGTGGAGACGGGACGCGCGGGCACACCGGCCTGGTCCACGGCCACCACTTCGGGGTTGGTCAGCAGGTCGATCCCGAACTGGTCGAGGTTCGTCAGATCGTTGCCGGTGTACATCGGCGCCGCAGAGATCGCCCACAGCGTGGTGGCCGTCCGCCGCTCGTCCGGGGTCAGGCCGTCCATCTTGCCGTTGCCGACGTCGAGCGAGTCGAAGTCGTTCCACCCGCCGGGTCCGGCGTGACGCCACCAGTCGGCCGCGCGCGGGAACAGACGGTTGATGTTGTCCCACTGGGTGAGCGCCTCTCCGCCGCAGTAGCACTCGACGTCCCACTCCACGCGCCAGCCGTTGGCGTACTGCTTCCAGTAGTCGGCGTAGTTGATGTCGAGCGCCCACGAGATCTCGAACCAGATCTTGTGCGCCTTCAGCGCTTTCGACCACGCGGCGACGTCGTCGCGTGCGTCCACCGATCCGTCGCTGATGCCCGAACCGGGGGTGACGCTGTCGAACTTGACGAAGTTCACGCCCCAGGAGGCGAGCTGGTCGACGATGGAGTCGACGTACTTCTGGGAGCACGGGTTCGTGAAGTCGATGCGGTAGCCGATCTTCCAGTAGTCGGCCTGCTGCAGCGGCTGCTTCACGATGTCGTGGGTCGTGCAGCCCGGGGCGTTCGCGATGGGGTACGCCTTCTCGTACACGGCCGGGGAGATGCCCGGGATCAGGTACACGCCGAACTTCTGGCCGTTCGCGTGGACGTGGTCGATCACCTTCTGCAGGCCCTGCGGGTAGAGCTTGGCGCTCGGGGTGGGGCGGCCGTTCCCGTCGACCCCGTCGCTCCAGCCGGCGTCGACGTTGATGTGGTCGTAGCCGGCCTTCTGCAGCTTCGCGTGCATGGCGTCGGACTGGGCGATGAGCTGGTCGCCGGTGATCCACTGCCCGTTCGTGTAGACCTGCATGCTGTAGCTGCTCCAGCCCATGTAGGGCTTCTGCGCCCAGGGGTCGCCGGTCGTGGCAGGAGGCTGGATGGGGGTGGGGACGTCGGCGGACTTGGCGGACGCCTTGGTGGACGCCTTCGCGGTCGGTGATGCGGTGGGCGACGGGGTTCCGGTCGGCGACGGCGTCGCCGTCGGCGACTCGGTCGGCGTCGGTGTCGCGGTCGTCGTGGGCGGCGGCGTCGGCGACGCGGTGGCGGG is drawn from Leifsonia shinshuensis and contains these coding sequences:
- a CDS encoding enolase C-terminal domain-like protein, producing the protein MKITHVEAFRVAVPPADPPFRWRDGLSGSPATGDGAVLRIGTDAGAEGVAFLSRPGAWAVLSYLAENVFRPELLGADPLQREWLWHRVWELDRIHELPLYVLGLVDTALWDLAGRVQGEPVWRLLGGFRTEIPAYASTSTFADIPEFLDVADQALALGYRGVKLHAWGDARRDAELALALREHVGDAVPLMYDGSAGFDLPDAIRLGDALADAGYLWYEEPMREFSVGAYAALARSVRISLLVGETSDGAHFDSADFIRAGAATFGVRTSTNLRGGITGAMRTAHLADSFLLRAEVHGSDIPTHHLCMAISNTTYYESLVTSHPVRREPAVDADGMLHAPTTPGIALPAGLEYPADLERFAA
- a CDS encoding X2-like carbohydrate binding domain-containing protein, with the translated sequence MTRMTRARRGLQAAAVTVAALGLVAAAALPATASPTPPPTTTATPTPTESPTATPSPTGTPSPTASPTAKASTKASAKSADVPTPIQPPATTGDPWAQKPYMGWSSYSMQVYTNGQWITGDQLIAQSDAMHAKLQKAGYDHINVDAGWSDGVDGNGRPTPSAKLYPQGLQKVIDHVHANGQKFGVYLIPGISPAVYEKAYPIANAPGCTTHDIVKQPLQQADYWKIGYRIDFTNPCSQKYVDSIVDQLASWGVNFVKFDSVTPGSGISDGSVDARDDVAAWSKALKAHKIWFEISWALDINYADYWKQYANGWRVEWDVECYCGGEALTQWDNINRLFPRAADWWRHAGPGGWNDFDSLDVGNGKMDGLTPDERRTATTLWAISAAPMYTGNDLTNLDQFGIDLLTNPEVVAVDQAGVPARPVSTTSKQQVWYALNADGSYTVALFNLGRSESDVSAKWSDIGLKGSATVRDLWARKNLGKAATGFTASDVPIHGVRLLKVTPDKGATVTVNDDALGMKYGGDWTRNGGAEVASTSQPLTVNVTDTGSPAPSTPTGPTRTTTVNDTDPGITYSGQWGYSNGRNFGDYQDDVHYAEHPGSDSFSYTFTGTGISYYTELDSSEGDADVYIDGQLVKTVSANIPTASHTAQQVVFTTNDLTNGQHTLRVVMKSGQFMLIDRLDVIQPNLIDPSSVSFDTKAPAAASFGVLRDPDEFTGITANGKALTKGTDYTVSGSTVTLSTTYLATLPVGATTLNVGFRGDYLDDVHSTKTAGASVSYVFTGTGVDWIGATAPDQGVVDVYIDGKLVKRVDTHSDTRRTQQTLFSATGLRAGPHTFMAVKESGDVMRTDAVRYSVR